A window of Desulfuromonadales bacterium contains these coding sequences:
- a CDS encoding histidine kinase, with the protein MKVSRLLYALLLGGLLAAPAFAFQVDVHGDFKNRLMYSNQAELFDVFSEPGIQYVNVTNAQIRNLTGLVSGVPLDTRKRANDSDFFGEIKYRLWFNATDDDKKVKGVLGFEFGGRKFGQVGGLDFAGDDNIFEFRWGYVDFEVPFDPASHLSVGLMPVGYNAYFWNDNAPGVKWAAQRGDLEYSLGWWRNDVTNGGTGRDAKNTNDDVYVLDAAYKFAPGHRLYGFAAYGEFGQEALFSPDFVTPVVSEAMDQIYWLGLSGEGQSGRLFYGATAIYQTGEIDAATGLTFAPGNRNTLDRDAYLLNAEASYALERGRATAGWLYASGDSSQTDGDVNNYHSLEAYLENIGSQVFSGYWADDNYMIGSNYFLDRGFNVPYLNATFNVTDKFSVGGGYFYWSTAAEVIHDKELGHEINARVEYAVTKGLTTGLNAGYLFGGKAWDELAIDGHGDNVFRSEASVRLTF; encoded by the coding sequence ATGAAAGTTTCGCGACTGCTCTATGCTCTGCTCCTGGGAGGCCTGCTGGCCGCCCCCGCCTTTGCTTTTCAGGTCGACGTGCACGGGGACTTCAAAAACCGGCTGATGTACAGCAATCAGGCCGAGCTGTTCGACGTCTTTTCCGAGCCCGGCATCCAATACGTCAACGTCACCAACGCTCAGATCCGCAACCTGACCGGTCTGGTTTCCGGCGTCCCCCTGGATACCCGGAAGAGGGCCAACGACTCCGACTTCTTCGGGGAGATCAAGTACCGCCTCTGGTTCAACGCCACCGACGACGACAAGAAGGTCAAGGGGGTGCTCGGCTTCGAGTTCGGCGGCCGGAAATTCGGCCAGGTCGGCGGCCTCGACTTCGCCGGCGACGACAACATCTTCGAATTCCGCTGGGGCTACGTCGACTTCGAGGTCCCCTTCGACCCGGCCTCCCACCTCTCGGTCGGCCTGATGCCCGTCGGCTACAACGCCTACTTCTGGAACGACAACGCCCCGGGGGTCAAGTGGGCGGCTCAGCGCGGCGACCTGGAGTACAGCCTCGGCTGGTGGCGCAACGACGTAACCAACGGCGGCACCGGCCGCGACGCCAAGAACACCAACGACGACGTCTATGTCCTCGACGCCGCCTACAAGTTCGCGCCGGGCCACCGCCTCTACGGCTTCGCCGCCTACGGCGAATTCGGCCAGGAGGCTCTGTTCAGCCCCGACTTCGTCACGCCGGTAGTCTCCGAGGCCATGGACCAGATCTACTGGCTCGGCCTCTCCGGCGAAGGGCAGTCAGGCCGGCTCTTCTATGGCGCCACGGCCATCTACCAGACCGGCGAGATCGACGCCGCCACCGGCCTGACCTTCGCCCCCGGCAACCGGAACACGCTCGACCGCGACGCCTACCTGCTCAACGCCGAAGCAAGCTACGCCCTCGAGCGCGGCCGGGCCACCGCCGGCTGGCTCTACGCTTCCGGCGACAGCAGCCAGACCGATGGCGATGTCAACAACTACCACTCCCTGGAGGCCTACCTGGAGAATATCGGCAGCCAGGTCTTCTCCGGATACTGGGCCGACGACAACTACATGATCGGCTCCAACTACTTCCTCGACCGTGGCTTCAATGTTCCCTACCTCAACGCCACCTTCAACGTCACCGACAAGTTTTCGGTGGGGGGCGGCTACTTCTACTGGAGCACCGCCGCGGAGGTGATCCACGACAAGGAACTCGGCCACGAAATCAACGCGCGCGTCGAGTATGCCGTGACCAAGGGGCTCACCACCGGTCTCAATGCCGGCTACCTCTTTGGCGGCAAGGCCTGGGATGAGTTGGCCATCGACGGCCATGGCGACAACGTGTTCCGTTCGGAAGCGTCGGTGCGGCTGACCTTCTGA
- a CDS encoding ABC transporter ATP-binding protein, producing MAENNRKLLEVRELTMDFGGLRAVDGVTLEVGAGEIVALIGPNGAGKTTFFNCVTGIYRPTLGEIMVHPPDGRSQRINGWKPNRVTASGMARTFQNIRLFQNMTVLENVMIGRHCRTTTNILGAILRGASSRRQEKETIETSYHLLEKVGLSRFANEFAKNLPYGGQRRLEIARALATRPFLLLLDEPAAGMNPHETHELDELIVRIRKEEGVAILLIEHDMKLVMNISDRIYVMEYGKKIAKGTPQEIRRNPKVIEAYLGEASDA from the coding sequence ATGGCTGAGAACAACCGGAAGCTGCTGGAGGTCAGGGAACTGACCATGGATTTCGGCGGTCTGCGGGCGGTGGACGGCGTCACCCTGGAGGTGGGCGCCGGCGAGATCGTCGCCCTGATCGGGCCGAACGGCGCCGGCAAGACCACCTTCTTCAACTGCGTAACCGGCATCTACCGGCCAACCCTCGGGGAAATCATGGTTCATCCCCCCGACGGGCGCAGCCAGCGCATCAACGGCTGGAAGCCGAACCGGGTCACCGCCAGCGGCATGGCGCGCACCTTCCAGAACATCCGCCTGTTCCAGAACATGACGGTCCTGGAAAACGTCATGATCGGCCGCCACTGCCGGACTACGACCAACATCCTCGGCGCCATCCTGCGCGGCGCCAGTAGCCGGCGGCAGGAGAAGGAGACGATCGAGACCAGCTACCACTTGCTGGAGAAGGTGGGGCTGTCCCGCTTCGCCAACGAGTTCGCCAAGAATCTCCCCTACGGCGGCCAGCGGCGCCTGGAAATCGCCCGGGCCCTGGCCACCCGCCCCTTTCTGCTGCTGCTCGACGAGCCGGCCGCCGGCATGAACCCCCACGAAACCCATGAGCTCGACGAGTTGATCGTGCGCATCCGCAAGGAGGAAGGGGTCGCCATCCTGCTCATCGAGCACGACATGAAGCTGGTGATGAACATCTCCGACCGCATTTACGTCATGGAATACGGCAAGAAGATCGCCAAGGGGACCCCCCAGGAAATCCGCCGCAACCCCAAGGTGATTGAGGCCTATCTCGGGGAGGCGAGCGATGCTTAA
- a CDS encoding amino acid ABC transporter permease codes for MTDQRQDFLWKLLLAAVLILAAAGIWGATKSIDYTWRWQRVPQYFFYHAEELHKAPADGKVIDLVREGGSTVVVFQSATSEILRVPVAGDSVRVAPGEELFEGDLLGSTSRWKVGPLLQGLWVTIWISFLSGILGLAIGLCTGLCRISRNPALRGLAVTYVELIRGTPLLVQIFIFYFFIGTVLNLDRMVAGVGALAVFAGAYVAEIVRAGIQSIPRGQMEAARSLGMTVPQAMRHIILPQAFKRTLPPLAGQFISLIKDSSLVSVIAITDLTKSGREVITSSFATFEIWFVVAAMYLILTSVLSQVIFWMERRLAISD; via the coding sequence GTGACGGACCAACGTCAAGATTTTCTCTGGAAGCTCCTCCTGGCGGCCGTGTTGATCCTGGCGGCCGCCGGGATCTGGGGGGCGACCAAGAGCATCGACTACACCTGGCGCTGGCAGCGGGTCCCCCAGTATTTCTTCTATCACGCCGAAGAATTGCATAAGGCCCCTGCCGACGGCAAGGTCATCGACCTGGTCCGCGAAGGCGGTTCGACCGTCGTGGTATTCCAAAGCGCCACCAGCGAGATCTTGCGGGTTCCCGTCGCCGGCGACTCCGTGCGGGTAGCCCCAGGCGAGGAGCTCTTCGAGGGAGATCTGCTCGGCAGCACCTCCCGGTGGAAGGTCGGCCCCCTGCTGCAGGGACTCTGGGTGACCATCTGGATCTCCTTTCTTTCCGGCATTCTCGGCCTGGCGATCGGCCTCTGCACAGGGCTCTGCCGCATCTCGCGCAACCCGGCCCTGCGCGGGCTGGCGGTTACCTATGTCGAACTCATCCGCGGCACGCCCCTGCTGGTCCAGATCTTCATCTTCTACTTCTTCATCGGCACCGTGCTCAACCTCGACCGGATGGTGGCCGGCGTGGGCGCGCTGGCGGTCTTTGCCGGCGCCTACGTGGCGGAGATCGTCCGGGCCGGAATCCAGTCGATTCCCCGGGGGCAGATGGAGGCGGCGCGCTCCCTGGGGATGACCGTGCCGCAGGCGATGCGGCACATCATCCTGCCCCAGGCCTTCAAGCGCACGCTGCCGCCCCTGGCCGGCCAGTTCATCAGTCTGATAAAAGACTCCTCCCTGGTTTCGGTCATCGCCATCACGGATCTGACCAAAAGCGGGCGGGAAGTGATCACCTCCTCTTTCGCCACCTTCGAGATCTGGTTCGTGGTCGCCGCCATGTACCTGATCCTCACCTCGGTGCTGTCGCAGGTGATTTTCTGGATGGAGCGGAGGCTAGCGATCAGTGATTGA
- a CDS encoding AzlC family ABC transporter permease — MNRDDLQEKILRPDAAGPERTAERPGQPLRDGLAAAWPICLGYVPLGVALGVLARQAGIGPAWIGLMSVLVFAGSAQFIAVAMLAGGASAGAIILTTFVVNFRHFLMSSALAVPLTGVHRGFLSLFAYGITDESFAVNLARFRRGGWDRWRALTVNQAANAAWVAATVAGGLAGAFIPPGAFGIDYALIAMFICLLVFQLQERIHLFTALLSGAFAVLWYLAVPGDSYVVAASTAAATLGFLLQRRRGGRGTA; from the coding sequence TTGAACCGGGACGACTTACAGGAGAAGATTCTCCGGCCGGACGCCGCAGGGCCGGAGCGGACCGCCGAACGCCCTGGACAGCCGCTGCGGGACGGGCTGGCGGCAGCCTGGCCGATCTGTCTGGGCTATGTACCGCTGGGCGTGGCGCTGGGGGTTCTCGCCCGACAGGCAGGCATCGGTCCGGCCTGGATCGGCCTGATGTCGGTGCTGGTCTTCGCCGGCAGCGCCCAGTTCATCGCCGTGGCCATGCTGGCCGGCGGCGCCTCGGCCGGCGCCATAATTCTGACTACCTTCGTTGTCAACTTTCGACACTTCCTCATGAGTTCGGCTCTGGCAGTACCTCTGACCGGGGTCCACCGCGGCTTCCTCTCCCTGTTCGCCTACGGCATCACCGATGAGAGCTTCGCCGTCAACCTGGCCCGTTTCCGCCGTGGCGGCTGGGACCGCTGGCGTGCCCTGACGGTCAACCAGGCAGCCAACGCTGCCTGGGTCGCCGCCACTGTCGCCGGGGGGCTGGCCGGAGCCTTCATTCCACCAGGGGCCTTCGGCATCGACTATGCCCTGATCGCCATGTTCATCTGCCTGCTGGTCTTCCAGTTGCAGGAGCGCATCCACCTCTTCACCGCCCTTTTGTCGGGGGCATTCGCCGTCCTCTGGTACCTGGCAGTGCCGGGCGATTCCTATGTTGTCGCCGCCTCGACGGCAGCGGCTACCCTCGGGTTCCTGCTGCAACGGCGCCGGGGAGGAAGAGGGACTGCATGA
- a CDS encoding ABC transporter ATP-binding protein, with protein MLKVNAIDAHYGSIQALKGVSLEIEEGEIVTLIGANGAGKTTTLMALCGVVPPRSGEILFQEQPIQGLSPDRIVAMGIIQVPEGRRIFPNMSVLENLEMGAYLRNNKALIRQDLNMVMDLFPILAQRRNQLGGTLSGGEQQMLAISRALMARPRLLLLDEPSLGLAPIIIQQIFEIIRKINRDSNTTIFLVEQNANQALKLAHRGYVMENGRITLTDSAENLLNNEEVKKAYLGI; from the coding sequence ATGCTTAAGGTCAACGCCATCGACGCCCATTACGGCAGTATCCAGGCCCTCAAGGGGGTGAGCCTGGAGATCGAGGAGGGGGAAATCGTCACCCTCATCGGCGCCAACGGCGCCGGCAAGACCACCACCCTGATGGCCCTCTGCGGCGTCGTCCCGCCCCGCTCCGGCGAGATCCTCTTCCAGGAGCAGCCAATCCAGGGCCTCAGCCCCGACCGCATCGTCGCCATGGGGATCATCCAGGTTCCCGAGGGGCGCCGCATCTTCCCCAATATGAGCGTTCTGGAAAACCTGGAGATGGGTGCCTATCTGCGGAACAACAAGGCGCTCATCCGCCAGGACCTGAACATGGTCATGGACCTCTTTCCGATTCTCGCCCAGCGGCGCAACCAGCTGGGTGGAACGCTGAGCGGCGGCGAGCAGCAGATGCTCGCCATCTCCCGTGCCCTGATGGCCCGGCCGCGGCTTCTGCTGCTCGACGAACCCTCGCTGGGGCTGGCGCCGATCATCATCCAGCAAATCTTCGAGATCATCCGCAAGATCAACCGCGACAGCAACACCACCATCTTTCTCGTCGAGCAGAACGCCAACCAGGCCCTCAAGCTCGCCCACCGCGGCTACGTCATGGAGAATGGCCGGATCACCCTGACCGATTCGGCCGAGAACCTGCTCAACAACGAAGAGGTGAAGAAGGCCTATCTGGGGATCTGA
- a CDS encoding branched-chain amino acid ABC transporter permease LivH (LivHMGF is the membrane component of the LIV-I/LS branched-chain amino acid transporter), translating to MDYFLELFLSGLTRGSIYALIALGYTMVYGIIQLINFAHGEVYMIGAFVALVVAGALTIYGFTGVSILLLAALVAAIYAAAYGYTLERIAYRPLRGAPRLSPLISAIGMSIFLQNYVLLAQTPDFLPFPALIPDFDFMEPVAHIMGSAELVILLVTALTMVVLTVLIKYTRIGKAMRATQQDMTMARLVGINVDRVISVTFVIGSVLAAIGGVLVGSYIGQINFAIGFMAGVKAFTAAVLGGIGNIPGAVLGGLVLGLTEAFAAGYISSAYEDVFAFGLLVLILILRPTGILGKAVRQKV from the coding sequence ATGGACTACTTTCTCGAACTCTTCTTAAGCGGCTTGACCCGGGGCAGCATCTACGCCCTGATTGCCCTGGGCTACACCATGGTCTACGGCATCATCCAACTGATCAACTTCGCCCACGGCGAGGTCTACATGATCGGCGCCTTCGTCGCCCTGGTCGTTGCCGGGGCGCTGACCATCTACGGCTTCACCGGCGTGTCGATCCTGCTGCTGGCCGCGCTGGTGGCCGCGATCTACGCGGCGGCTTACGGCTACACCCTGGAGCGCATCGCCTACCGTCCGCTGCGGGGGGCGCCCCGCCTCTCGCCGCTGATCAGCGCCATCGGCATGTCGATCTTCCTGCAGAACTACGTCCTGCTGGCACAGACCCCGGACTTCCTCCCCTTTCCGGCCCTTATCCCCGACTTCGACTTCATGGAGCCGGTGGCTCACATCATGGGGTCGGCGGAACTGGTCATCCTGCTGGTGACCGCGCTGACCATGGTCGTCCTCACCGTACTCATCAAATACACCCGCATCGGCAAGGCGATGCGGGCCACCCAGCAGGACATGACCATGGCTCGCCTGGTCGGCATCAACGTCGACCGGGTGATCTCCGTCACCTTCGTCATCGGCTCGGTCCTGGCCGCCATCGGCGGGGTCCTGGTCGGTTCCTACATCGGTCAGATCAACTTCGCCATCGGCTTCATGGCCGGGGTAAAGGCCTTCACTGCCGCGGTTCTCGGCGGCATCGGCAACATTCCGGGCGCGGTCCTCGGCGGCCTGGTCCTGGGATTGACCGAGGCCTTTGCTGCCGGTTACATCTCCAGCGCCTACGAGGACGTCTTCGCCTTCGGGCTGCTGGTCCTGATTCTCATCCTTCGGCCGACCGGAATTCTGGGCAAGGCGGTCAGGCAGAAGGTCTAG
- a CDS encoding DMT family transporter: MNNQPSRGFAEFLLVTATLFWGATFPVVKAAVTEIPVLSFLWVRFALSALLLALLAGRGLRSLDARGIRRGVFLGTLLFLSYAFQTFGLEQTTSANAGFLTGLNVVWVPLLAGPLLAKPPAAGARIGVALALIGLFLLTWQSPWRLNPGDALVIACSFFVALHILGLDALTAGYDGRALTFVQIGTMAVLSLLGSLLFEPVTWPRAWSPTLLWALGITAVFATVYAFWVMTSFQRLTTPTRAAIIYTLEPVFAAAFSVLLIGDRLTPVAWAGGGLIVLGMTAAELLPARPQVEPVT, encoded by the coding sequence ATGAATAACCAACCCAGCCGGGGCTTTGCCGAATTTCTGCTGGTCACCGCGACCCTCTTCTGGGGGGCGACCTTTCCCGTGGTCAAGGCGGCGGTGACCGAAATCCCGGTCCTGTCCTTTCTCTGGGTGCGCTTCGCCCTCTCGGCGCTGCTCCTTGCCCTGCTGGCCGGGCGGGGCCTGCGCAGCCTCGACGCCCGCGGGATTCGTCGGGGCGTCTTCCTGGGAACGCTCCTCTTTCTTTCCTATGCCTTCCAGACCTTCGGCCTGGAGCAGACGACATCGGCCAACGCCGGCTTTCTCACCGGGCTCAACGTGGTCTGGGTCCCCCTGCTGGCCGGCCCGCTGCTGGCCAAACCGCCGGCGGCGGGAGCGCGCATCGGCGTGGCGCTGGCGCTCATCGGCCTTTTTCTGCTGACCTGGCAGAGCCCCTGGCGGCTCAACCCGGGCGACGCCCTGGTGATCGCCTGCTCCTTCTTCGTTGCCCTGCACATCCTCGGTCTCGACGCCTTGACCGCCGGTTATGACGGGCGGGCGCTGACCTTCGTGCAAATCGGCACCATGGCGGTGCTGAGCCTGCTGGGGAGCCTTTTGTTCGAGCCGGTCACCTGGCCCCGCGCCTGGAGCCCGACCCTGCTGTGGGCGCTGGGGATCACGGCGGTCTTCGCCACCGTCTACGCCTTCTGGGTGATGACCAGCTTCCAGCGCCTGACCACCCCCACCCGCGCCGCCATCATCTACACCCTCGAGCCGGTCTTTGCGGCGGCCTTCTCCGTTCTGCTGATTGGCGACCGCCTCACCCCCGTCGCCTGGGCCGGCGGTGGGCTGATCGTCCTCGGCATGACGGCCGCGGAGCTCTTGCCGGCCAGGCCACAGGTCGAACCCGTTACCTGA
- a CDS encoding branched-chain amino acid ABC transporter permease: MKNFKHSCGVALWFMFLTLPLLGVRVNTIKSEVEWRWLSILWVGLGAFVLSYFWRWSLQRRQGQPKRPQGGAAEPAAPGLLQRLLEEPGLYRPMLGAILLATVIFPWLVDTYQVNIMILALIFVVLGLGLNITVGLAGLLDLGYIAFFAVGAYAYALLNLHFGLGFWLCLPIGGLLGALFGVLLGFPILRLRGDYLAIVTLGFGSIAKIVLENWDTVFYGAAGIANIDRPGLFGLDLKLTAVTTYTYYLMLLLVAFTIFVTNRLKDSRIGRAWMALREDEIACVAMGVDMARTKLSAYALGAFWAGLVGVIFAARNTYINPNSFTFMESAMVLSIVVLGGMGSIIGVIIAALVLILMPEYLRAFSEYRMLVFGAVMVLMMIFRPQGLIANVRKTYAYRKAAAEQAHG; encoded by the coding sequence ATGAAAAACTTCAAGCACTCCTGCGGAGTCGCTCTCTGGTTCATGTTCCTGACCCTGCCGCTACTGGGGGTGCGGGTCAACACCATCAAGAGCGAGGTCGAATGGCGCTGGCTGAGCATCCTCTGGGTCGGCCTCGGCGCATTTGTTCTTTCCTATTTCTGGCGATGGTCGCTGCAGCGGCGGCAGGGACAGCCGAAGCGCCCGCAAGGGGGAGCCGCAGAACCGGCGGCGCCGGGCCTGTTGCAGCGACTTCTGGAAGAGCCGGGCCTGTACCGGCCTATGCTGGGCGCTATTCTGCTGGCCACAGTGATTTTTCCCTGGCTGGTCGACACCTACCAGGTCAACATCATGATACTGGCCCTGATTTTTGTCGTCCTGGGCCTGGGGCTCAACATCACCGTCGGTCTCGCCGGCCTGCTTGACCTCGGCTACATCGCTTTTTTCGCCGTCGGAGCCTATGCCTACGCCCTGCTCAACCTGCATTTCGGCCTCGGCTTCTGGCTCTGCCTGCCGATCGGCGGCCTGCTGGGAGCGCTGTTCGGGGTACTGCTCGGGTTCCCGATCCTGCGCCTGCGCGGCGACTATCTGGCGATCGTCACCCTCGGCTTCGGCTCCATTGCCAAGATTGTGCTGGAGAACTGGGACACGGTCTTTTACGGCGCCGCCGGCATCGCCAACATCGACCGCCCCGGGCTCTTCGGTCTTGACCTGAAGCTGACGGCTGTCACTACCTACACCTACTACCTGATGCTGCTGCTGGTCGCCTTCACCATCTTTGTCACCAACCGTCTCAAGGACTCCCGGATCGGCCGCGCCTGGATGGCTTTGCGCGAGGACGAGATCGCCTGCGTCGCCATGGGCGTCGACATGGCCCGCACCAAGCTCTCGGCCTACGCCCTCGGCGCCTTCTGGGCAGGGCTGGTGGGAGTGATTTTCGCCGCCCGCAACACCTACATCAATCCCAACAGCTTCACCTTCATGGAGTCGGCCATGGTCCTCTCCATCGTCGTGCTCGGCGGCATGGGGTCGATCATCGGCGTCATCATCGCCGCCCTGGTCCTGATCCTGATGCCCGAGTACCTGCGGGCCTTTTCCGAGTACCGGATGCTCGTCTTCGGCGCGGTCATGGTGCTGATGATGATCTTCCGCCCCCAGGGGCTGATCGCCAACGTACGCAAGACCTACGCCTATCGCAAGGCCGCCGCGGAGCAGGCTCATGGCTGA
- a CDS encoding transporter substrate-binding domain-containing protein, whose protein sequence is MKNLVLAALALLALSVTLVGPAQAAGTLDEIRQRGTLRVGMEPGYMPFELTNQKGEIIGFDPDCAKRMAKALGVKLELVSTAWDGIIPSLMTKKFDIIMSGMTITDERTQVVDFADPYIVIGQTLLVRKELAGTVKSYKDLNDPKYKVASKLGTTGEIAAKEHLPKAKYFSYETEQEAVMEVVNGKIDAFVYDSPYNAVAFAQKGQGKLVFLDRPFTTEPLGWAIRKGDPELLAFLNGFLKEIKQDGTYDKIYRKWFQDSAWLQELQ, encoded by the coding sequence ATGAAAAATCTGGTGTTGGCCGCCCTGGCGCTGCTCGCTCTCTCCGTCACTCTTGTCGGTCCTGCCCAGGCCGCCGGAACCCTTGATGAGATTCGCCAGCGTGGAACCCTGCGGGTCGGCATGGAGCCGGGGTACATGCCCTTCGAGCTGACCAACCAGAAGGGGGAGATCATCGGCTTCGACCCCGATTGCGCCAAGCGCATGGCCAAGGCGCTGGGGGTCAAGCTCGAGCTGGTGAGCACCGCCTGGGACGGCATCATCCCCTCGCTGATGACCAAGAAGTTCGACATCATCATGAGCGGCATGACCATTACCGACGAGCGCACCCAGGTGGTCGATTTCGCCGATCCCTACATTGTCATCGGCCAGACGCTGCTGGTCCGCAAGGAGCTGGCCGGGACGGTCAAATCCTACAAGGACCTCAACGACCCGAAGTACAAGGTCGCCTCCAAGCTGGGTACCACCGGCGAGATCGCCGCCAAGGAGCATCTCCCCAAGGCCAAATATTTCTCCTACGAAACCGAACAGGAAGCGGTCATGGAAGTGGTCAACGGCAAGATCGACGCCTTCGTCTACGACTCTCCCTACAACGCCGTCGCCTTCGCCCAGAAGGGGCAGGGGAAGCTGGTCTTCCTCGACCGGCCCTTCACCACCGAACCGCTCGGCTGGGCCATCCGCAAGGGCGACCCGGAGCTGCTTGCCTTCCTCAACGGATTCCTCAAGGAGATCAAGCAGGATGGTACCTACGACAAGATCTACCGCAAGTGGTTCCAGGACAGCGCCTGGCTGCAGGAACTCCAGTAA
- a CDS encoding branched-chain amino acid ABC transporter substrate-binding protein yields MKKMHLASWLFALGFTLLLSAPALAADTIKLGVAGPHSGDLAAYGIPTKDAAEMVAAEINAKGGVLGRKVELLIQDDQCKPEIAANVATKLVSQEVDVVVGHVCSGATKAALGIYKDAKVIVMSPSATNPPLTKGGEYPNFYRTIAADDDQGKLAATFATEKLGAKKIAVIHDKGDYGKGFADFAKQFVEQGGKAKVVMYEGITPGAMDYSAVVQKIRKEGADAVIFGGYHPEASKLIAQMKKKRVDIPFIGPDGVKGVGFLEIARKDAEGVYATGPMDVSKYEANRKARTAYQKAHGSEPGTFFDQGYAAVQALLHAIEVAGSTDYEALTKALRSSYVETTVGRIKFDQKGDAEGVGFAVYQVRNGEFVEVK; encoded by the coding sequence ATGAAGAAAATGCACCTCGCAAGCTGGCTATTTGCCCTGGGGTTCACACTTCTCCTCTCCGCTCCCGCCCTGGCCGCTGACACCATCAAGCTCGGCGTCGCCGGCCCGCACAGCGGTGACCTCGCCGCCTACGGCATACCCACCAAGGATGCTGCCGAGATGGTGGCGGCCGAGATCAATGCCAAGGGGGGGGTGCTGGGCAGGAAGGTCGAGCTGCTGATCCAGGACGACCAGTGCAAGCCCGAGATCGCCGCCAACGTGGCGACCAAGCTCGTATCCCAAGAGGTTGACGTGGTGGTCGGTCATGTTTGCTCCGGGGCGACCAAGGCGGCCCTGGGCATCTACAAGGACGCCAAGGTCATCGTCATGTCCCCCTCGGCCACCAATCCGCCCCTGACCAAGGGCGGCGAATACCCGAACTTCTACCGCACCATCGCCGCCGATGATGATCAGGGGAAGCTGGCGGCCACCTTCGCGACGGAGAAACTGGGCGCGAAGAAGATTGCAGTCATTCATGACAAAGGGGATTACGGTAAGGGATTTGCCGATTTCGCCAAGCAGTTCGTCGAGCAGGGAGGCAAGGCCAAGGTGGTGATGTACGAGGGGATCACTCCTGGCGCCATGGACTACTCGGCGGTGGTACAGAAAATCCGCAAAGAGGGGGCCGATGCAGTGATCTTCGGCGGCTACCACCCCGAGGCCTCCAAGCTGATCGCCCAGATGAAGAAAAAGCGGGTCGACATCCCCTTCATCGGCCCCGACGGGGTCAAGGGGGTAGGATTTCTGGAAATCGCCCGCAAGGACGCCGAGGGGGTTTACGCCACCGGCCCGATGGACGTCTCCAAATACGAAGCGAACCGCAAGGCCAGAACCGCCTACCAGAAGGCCCACGGCTCCGAGCCGGGGACCTTTTTCGACCAGGGCTATGCCGCCGTTCAGGCTCTGCTCCATGCCATCGAAGTGGCCGGCAGTACCGATTATGAAGCACTGACCAAGGCTCTGCGCAGCTCTTACGTCGAAACCACCGTCGGTCGCATCAAGTTCGACCAGAAGGGGGATGCCGAAGGGGTCGGCTTCGCGGTCTATCAGGTCAGAAACGGCGAGTTCGTCGAGGTCAAGTAA
- a CDS encoding amino acid ABC transporter ATP-binding protein, giving the protein MIEAKNVVKTFRGRGQTVQAVNQVSVAIAKGEVVVIVGPSGSGKSTFLRCLNGLETFDSGHIVIGGLDLADRKTDINRVRQEVGMVFQQFNLFPHKTVLDNICLAQLVVRRRNSQEAQAKARQLLKKVGIAEKEGEYPARLSGGQQQRVAIARALAMEPRVMLFDEPTSALDPEMVGEVLDVMKQLAREGMTMVVVTHEMGFAREVADRVLFMDQGKIVEEGTPEHFFTSPSEERTRLFLSQVL; this is encoded by the coding sequence GTGATTGAAGCGAAGAACGTAGTCAAGACCTTCCGTGGCCGGGGGCAGACGGTGCAGGCGGTGAACCAGGTGTCGGTCGCCATCGCCAAAGGGGAGGTTGTGGTAATCGTCGGCCCCTCCGGGTCGGGCAAATCGACCTTCCTGCGTTGCCTGAACGGGCTGGAGACCTTCGATTCGGGACACATCGTGATCGGCGGCCTGGACCTGGCGGACCGCAAAACCGACATCAACCGGGTACGGCAAGAGGTCGGAATGGTCTTCCAGCAGTTCAACCTCTTCCCGCACAAGACGGTTCTCGACAACATCTGTCTGGCCCAACTGGTAGTGCGGCGACGCAACAGCCAGGAGGCGCAGGCCAAGGCCCGGCAACTGCTGAAAAAAGTGGGGATCGCCGAGAAGGAGGGGGAATACCCGGCCCGCCTCTCCGGCGGGCAGCAGCAGCGCGTCGCCATCGCCCGGGCCCTGGCCATGGAACCCAGGGTGATGCTCTTTGACGAGCCGACCAGCGCCCTCGATCCGGAGATGGTCGGCGAGGTGCTCGACGTCATGAAACAGCTGGCCCGGGAAGGCATGACGATGGTGGTCGTCACCCACGAGATGGGCTTCGCCCGGGAAGTGGCCGACCGCGTCCTGTTCATGGACCAGGGGAAAATCGTCGAGGAGGGAACGCCGGAGCACTTCTTTACCTCCCCCAGTGAAGAGCGAACACGGCTTTTTCTCAGCCAGGTCCTCTAG